From Pelotomaculum schinkii, the proteins below share one genomic window:
- a CDS encoding acetyl-CoA carboxylase biotin carboxyl carrier protein subunit encodes MPPRLSKKLKRLLRKQAFRSSNSAPLKTISKKEDITKMEVVAKAHMPGLVARVVVNEGDQVKAGQEVAVINCMKTELSVVAPSDGVVKTILVQEWDEMEVGSPMVILEA; translated from the coding sequence ATGCCGCCGAGGTTGTCAAAAAAGTTAAAGAGGCTTTTGAGAAAGCAGGCATTCCGCTCAAGCAACTCGGCGCCGCTTAAAACAATAAGTAAAAAGGAGGATATCACAAAGATGGAAGTAGTAGCAAAAGCTCATATGCCGGGACTGGTAGCCCGGGTAGTTGTTAATGAAGGAGACCAGGTTAAGGCGGGTCAGGAGGTTGCAGTTATTAACTGCATGAAAACCGAGCTCTCCGTCGTTGCCCCCTCTGACGGAGTTGTAAAAACTATTTTGGTTCAAGAGTGGGATGAAATGGAAGTCGGTTCCCCGATGGTTATCCTGGAAGCTTAA
- a CDS encoding acetyl-CoA carboxylase biotin carboxylase subunit codes for MKKLLIANRGEIVNRVMRACRDLGIKPVTIYSDADKNMGYLKEADEAYNIGPANPVKSYLNIEAIINAVKTSGADAVHPGYGFLSENAAFAKAVAEAGATWVGPPPAILKAIDSKCFCRKIASDAGVPVVPGTIDIIQDVAEIYQFASECGYPIVLKLDKGGGGKGIELVKEEAQAKEAFERLSRIGLMAFKSSECYIEKEIQNPRHIEIQFLTDGKGGCVCLGERECSIQRRYQKIIEESPSPVVSEEDRKELFDYTTKLALAMDYHGAGTMEFLRSEDGNFYFMEVNARLQVEHPVTEYLTNVDIVKQQLLIASGQPLDFVQKDIEFKGHAIEARVYAEDPVSFIPSPGTITSLEFPHMEAQYLRIDHAIEAGGTVPPYYDPLLAKVISWGINRTDAIKNLKLGLMGFQIGGIKTTIPANLLIVSSREFAEGSLDTGFIEKLYAKEGATGSPGKPLWPNM; via the coding sequence ATGAAAAAATTGCTTATCGCCAACCGTGGAGAAATTGTTAACAGGGTAATGCGGGCTTGCCGCGACCTGGGTATAAAACCCGTAACAATTTACTCCGATGCCGACAAGAACATGGGCTACCTCAAGGAAGCAGACGAGGCTTACAATATCGGCCCCGCCAACCCGGTTAAAAGCTACCTGAACATTGAGGCTATCATCAACGCGGTAAAGACATCCGGAGCTGATGCTGTTCACCCTGGCTACGGGTTCCTTTCAGAAAACGCCGCCTTTGCCAAGGCTGTCGCAGAGGCGGGCGCCACCTGGGTTGGCCCTCCACCAGCCATCTTAAAAGCTATCGACTCCAAATGCTTCTGCCGCAAGATTGCCTCGGACGCAGGCGTTCCGGTGGTGCCCGGAACCATCGACATTATTCAAGACGTGGCTGAGATTTACCAGTTTGCTTCCGAATGTGGCTATCCCATCGTCCTGAAACTGGACAAGGGTGGCGGGGGCAAAGGTATCGAACTAGTTAAAGAAGAAGCGCAGGCTAAAGAAGCTTTCGAAAGGCTTTCCAGGATCGGTCTGATGGCTTTTAAAAGCTCTGAATGCTACATTGAGAAAGAGATCCAAAACCCCAGGCACATTGAAATCCAGTTCCTTACCGACGGCAAGGGCGGCTGCGTCTGCCTGGGCGAAAGGGAATGTTCCATCCAGCGCCGTTATCAAAAAATAATCGAGGAATCACCATCACCGGTGGTCAGCGAGGAAGACCGCAAGGAGCTCTTTGACTACACCACCAAACTGGCTCTGGCCATGGACTACCACGGAGCGGGCACCATGGAGTTTCTCCGCTCGGAAGACGGTAACTTCTACTTTATGGAGGTCAACGCCAGACTGCAGGTGGAACACCCGGTAACTGAATACCTGACCAACGTGGATATAGTCAAACAGCAGTTGCTTATAGCCTCCGGCCAACCCCTTGATTTCGTTCAGAAAGACATTGAGTTTAAGGGGCACGCCATCGAGGCCAGAGTATATGCGGAAGACCCGGTCTCCTTTATCCCGTCACCGGGGACCATCACCAGCCTGGAATTTCCCCATATGGAGGCGCAGTACCTGAGAATTGACCATGCTATCGAAGCGGGTGGAACGGTCCCTCCCTACTACGACCCGCTGCTAGCCAAGGTTATCTCCTGGGGAATTAACCGGACAGATGCTATCAAAAACCTCAAGCTGGGTTTGATGGGCTTTCAAATCGGAGGCATCAAGACCACGATCCCGGCCA